One genomic segment of Borrelia miyamotoi includes these proteins:
- a CDS encoding D-alanyl-D-alanine carboxypeptidase family protein produces the protein MTVVSTIISALILFGVFSEIFSFDSFEFESVVRDAKSIVLLDYDTKCILYAKNPSLIFPPASLTKLVTIYTALVEAEKKNVNLKSTVPISSAASYYNLPLDSSLMFLEEGQKVSFEELLKGLVISSGNDAAIAIAEFIVGGDLNNFVNLMNINVLDLGLKNMNFVDTSGYSRDNKITALEMAFFARAYIEKFEFMLNIHSLKDFVYPKPENLGNTSASKMLNLKQKNKNILILNYPYADGLKTGYIKSSGLNLVATAKKDNIRLIAVILGVDKGANNVGEKKRALIAQRLFEYGFSNYSQFFSLVKLKEKIYNKIIDMGRYFFIGLFKYAFSKDTIDGMGLSLM, from the coding sequence ATGACAGTTGTCTCCACTATTATAAGTGCTTTAATTTTATTTGGTGTATTTAGCGAGATTTTTTCATTTGATTCATTTGAATTTGAAAGCGTGGTGAGAGATGCTAAGTCAATTGTTTTACTTGATTATGATACTAAATGTATTCTTTACGCCAAAAATCCAAGTTTAATTTTTCCACCAGCTTCGCTTACTAAACTAGTTACTATATATACTGCTTTAGTTGAGGCTGAGAAAAAAAATGTTAATTTGAAGAGTACTGTTCCTATTAGTAGTGCTGCATCATATTATAATTTGCCTTTAGATTCTTCCTTGATGTTTTTAGAGGAAGGTCAAAAAGTAAGTTTTGAGGAGTTACTTAAGGGTCTTGTGATTTCTTCAGGTAATGATGCTGCTATTGCAATTGCTGAATTTATAGTTGGGGGAGATTTAAACAATTTTGTTAATTTGATGAATATTAATGTTTTAGATTTGGGACTTAAAAATATGAATTTTGTTGATACATCGGGTTATAGTCGTGATAACAAAATCACGGCATTAGAAATGGCATTTTTTGCAAGAGCTTATATAGAAAAATTTGAATTTATGCTTAATATACATTCTCTTAAAGACTTTGTTTATCCAAAGCCTGAAAATTTAGGCAATACTTCTGCTTCAAAGATGTTAAATTTAAAACAAAAGAATAAAAATATTTTAATTCTTAATTATCCTTATGCTGATGGATTAAAGACAGGTTATATTAAATCGTCTGGGTTAAACTTAGTTGCTACAGCAAAAAAAGATAATATAAGGTTAATAGCGGTTATTTTGGGAGTTGATAAGGGAGCTAACAATGTTGGTGAGAAAAAGCGTGCTTTAATTGCACAGAGGTTGTTTGAATACGGATTTAGTAATTATTCTCAATTTTTTTCATTGGTAAAATTAAAAGAAAAGATCTATAATAAAATAATAGATATGGGTCGATATTTCTTTATAGGGCTTTTTAAATATGCTTTTTCGAAAGATACAATTGATGGGATGGGGTTAAGTTTAATGTAG
- a CDS encoding integrin-binding adhesin P66 family protein, which translates to MYKVILYFLIMTLSTTIVFAEDTDVINNEIKENQWTHKITFENKSEFRFDIDELTPGLQNQSQIEIKFKSPEKNKEIGKDDPFSAYIKIENVGFKAQGTKDAILKIDLGEIIANIKIYDFYLKMESMTNFDFNQESLFSFAPMTGIQSKYYGFPSKNRDIGQKIFSKSKVKRTGTLQFGYNLLPQIEFLIAIGAIGTGNRNHQKNNDDSEEEQKKKKETPYNGTYKGIIYGTQLKWKPIQNVLEQNSPNVIVETPFELNFGLSGGIGNSTFNHSSSTYTVQNTAITNSDLVSPTLSNASIIASIGLVYKIGLTKINDKNTYLILKTGYDLGIDPFASDFSIFGHISKKANTNKDTKLLNPKSNNLNFNTNQTTNFAFSAGIGIGFAWNKDEGEKESWAIRGSNSFSKKIFGEQDKKSGVGIGISYGQNLYNTQSSNIPLLKKISEKSFKTLNAELSTYEDNKKGLIPGLGWIASIGVYDLLKEYPESDNIMNALDTNFKNNNNSKANSFYKSTKLGGALYIDYAIPVESISKNTYITPYVGTHFLGSPENSTKSIYVKTGLELNNLIKLTKISLGWDSNNLILQKDQKGSVFLQFKVAFSE; encoded by the coding sequence ATGTACAAAGTAATATTATATTTTTTAATAATGACATTAAGTACGACCATAGTTTTTGCAGAAGATACAGATGTCATTAATAATGAGATTAAAGAAAATCAATGGACTCATAAAATAACATTTGAAAACAAGAGTGAGTTCAGATTTGACATAGATGAACTCACTCCTGGACTGCAAAACCAAAGCCAGATAGAAATCAAATTCAAATCACCTGAAAAAAATAAAGAAATAGGAAAAGACGACCCCTTCTCAGCTTACATCAAAATAGAAAATGTGGGCTTCAAAGCTCAAGGAACAAAAGATGCCATATTAAAAATTGATTTAGGGGAAATTATAGCAAATATAAAAATATATGATTTCTACCTGAAAATGGAGTCGATGACCAACTTTGATTTTAACCAAGAATCATTATTCAGTTTCGCACCAATGACTGGCATTCAAAGTAAATACTACGGTTTTCCAAGTAAGAACAGAGATATAGGTCAAAAAATTTTCTCAAAAAGCAAAGTTAAAAGAACAGGTACACTTCAATTTGGATACAATCTGCTACCACAAATAGAGTTTTTGATTGCAATTGGAGCAATAGGAACAGGCAATAGAAATCATCAAAAAAACAATGACGATTCTGAAGAGGAGCAAAAGAAAAAAAAAGAAACTCCTTACAATGGGACTTATAAAGGCATAATTTACGGAACTCAATTAAAATGGAAACCAATACAAAATGTATTAGAACAAAACAGTCCAAATGTTATTGTAGAAACCCCTTTTGAATTAAATTTTGGACTCTCAGGGGGAATCGGAAACTCAACATTTAATCATTCATCATCAACATATACTGTACAAAATACAGCTATTACTAACTCAGATCTTGTGAGTCCAACTTTATCAAATGCATCCATAATAGCATCCATTGGATTGGTTTACAAGATTGGTCTTACAAAAATTAATGATAAAAATACTTACCTAATACTAAAAACAGGTTATGACCTTGGAATAGATCCATTTGCCAGCGATTTTTCTATATTTGGACACATATCTAAAAAAGCAAACACAAATAAAGATACTAAATTATTAAATCCAAAATCGAATAATCTTAACTTTAATACAAATCAAACCACTAATTTTGCATTTTCTGCAGGAATAGGTATTGGTTTCGCTTGGAATAAAGATGAAGGGGAAAAAGAATCATGGGCAATTAGAGGGAGTAATTCTTTCAGTAAAAAAATATTTGGTGAACAAGATAAAAAATCTGGAGTTGGAATTGGAATTAGCTATGGACAAAACTTATATAATACTCAATCTTCCAACATACCACTACTAAAGAAAATCTCTGAAAAATCATTTAAAACTCTCAATGCAGAGCTTTCAACTTATGAAGATAATAAGAAAGGTCTTATTCCTGGTCTTGGATGGATAGCTTCAATTGGGGTTTATGACCTATTAAAAGAGTATCCTGAATCAGATAATATAATGAATGCTCTTGACACAAATTTTAAGAACAATAATAATAGTAAAGCAAATTCATTTTATAAGTCAACTAAGCTTGGAGGTGCTTTATACATCGATTATGCAATACCTGTAGAATCTATATCAAAAAACACATATATAACCCCATATGTAGGTACTCATTTCCTAGGCTCACCTGAAAATTCAACTAAAAGCATATACGTAAAAACCGGATTAGAACTAAACAATCTGATTAAATTGACAAAAATTTCACTTGGATGGGACTCAAATAATCTTATATTACAAAAAGATCAAAAAGGAAGTGTATTCCTACAATTTAAAGTAGCTTTCAGTGAATAA
- the glyA gene encoding serine hydroxymethyltransferase: MVDKILFDLIEKEDKRQRENIELIASENFVSPYVRQAVGSILTNKYAEGYPSKRYYGGCFVVDDIESLAISRARELFNASYANVQPHSGSQANMAAIMALIKPGDRILGMDLSHGGHLSHGSKVSFSGIFFDSYSYGVSRESEMIDYDDVRRIAKECRPHLIIAGASSYSREIDFKKFREIADEVSACLLCDIAHTAGLVATGFHNSPVDVAHLTTSTTHKTLRGPRGGLIIAGKDSSIIVNYNNKERTLEDAVNSCVFPGTQGGPLMHVIAGKAVAFGEALTREFKDYIFKVIENSKAMAEYFISEGFRIVSGGTDNHLFLIDLGILDITGADAEGILESVNITLNKNVIPFDSRSPSVASGIRIGSAAITSRGLNRDDSIRVASFIVRALKTKSDNELRRIRQEVIKFISSFSMS, from the coding sequence ATAGTAGATAAGATTTTGTTTGATTTAATTGAAAAAGAAGATAAGAGGCAGAGAGAAAATATTGAATTGATTGCTTCTGAGAATTTTGTATCACCATATGTAAGACAGGCTGTTGGAAGTATTTTGACTAATAAATATGCTGAGGGTTATCCTTCCAAAAGATATTATGGGGGATGCTTTGTTGTTGATGATATTGAGAGTTTAGCTATATCACGAGCAAGGGAGCTTTTTAATGCAAGTTATGCTAATGTTCAGCCTCATAGTGGTTCTCAAGCTAATATGGCTGCTATAATGGCACTTATTAAGCCTGGGGATAGAATTCTTGGAATGGATTTATCTCATGGTGGTCATTTGAGTCATGGTAGTAAGGTCAGTTTTTCTGGAATTTTTTTTGATTCATATTCTTATGGAGTGTCAAGAGAATCTGAAATGATTGACTATGATGATGTTAGGAGAATAGCCAAAGAATGCAGACCTCATTTAATAATTGCTGGTGCTTCTTCTTATTCAAGAGAAATTGATTTTAAAAAATTTCGTGAGATAGCAGATGAAGTTTCAGCTTGTCTTTTGTGTGATATTGCTCATACAGCAGGTCTTGTTGCTACAGGTTTTCATAATTCTCCTGTTGATGTTGCACATTTGACTACAAGTACTACTCATAAGACTTTAAGGGGACCCAGAGGGGGATTAATTATTGCAGGTAAAGATTCTAGTATAATAGTTAATTATAATAATAAAGAGAGAACATTGGAAGATGCTGTTAATTCTTGTGTTTTTCCAGGAACTCAGGGTGGACCTTTGATGCATGTTATTGCAGGTAAAGCAGTGGCTTTTGGAGAGGCTTTAACAAGAGAGTTTAAGGATTATATTTTTAAGGTCATAGAAAATTCCAAAGCTATGGCTGAGTATTTTATCTCAGAAGGCTTTAGAATAGTTAGTGGTGGGACTGATAATCATTTATTTTTAATTGATCTTGGTATTTTGGATATTACAGGAGCTGATGCTGAGGGTATTCTTGAAAGTGTAAACATTACCCTTAATAAGAATGTGATTCCTTTTGATTCAAGGAGTCCTTCTGTAGCTTCTGGTATTCGCATTGGGTCTGCTGCTATTACTTCAAGAGGTTTAAATAGAGATGATTCTATTAGAGTTGCTAGTTTTATTGTTAGAGCTTTGAAAACTAAGTCTGATAATGAGCTTAGAAGAATAAGACAGGAAGTCATAAAATTTATTAGTAGTTTTAGTATGTCTTAA
- a CDS encoding J domain-containing protein — protein MSNLFQILFLLLPFILLFSPFILIMFLIFFVFFIISIILGGFRIYTTRDYSYSKLREFEFYKLSFLLIAKLISILGSMTGEQLSYINFLINSLNLSERYKTEIYNIFHFSITQNRNADKILYTLKLGYSQYKDLFVWLVAALKEINNLSRYGNYEGDKFIRYVTSFLELDFENYDTYKNVNIKIVNPYKVLGLRYDASNDDIKKAYKKWVMKCHPDRFANEPVKQKEANEKFIKIQEAYAKICKERNLK, from the coding sequence GTGTCTAATTTGTTTCAGATTTTATTTTTGTTATTACCATTTATTTTGCTTTTTAGTCCCTTTATTTTAATCATGTTTCTAATATTTTTTGTTTTTTTTATAATCTCTATCATTTTAGGTGGATTTAGGATATATACAACAAGAGATTATTCTTATTCTAAGTTAAGAGAATTTGAGTTTTACAAGTTATCTTTTTTATTGATAGCTAAGTTGATTTCTATCTTAGGATCAATGACTGGGGAGCAATTAAGTTATATTAATTTTCTGATTAATTCTTTGAATTTATCAGAGAGATATAAGACAGAAATTTATAATATCTTTCATTTTTCTATTACTCAGAACAGAAATGCAGATAAGATATTATATACTTTGAAGCTTGGTTATTCTCAGTATAAAGATCTTTTTGTATGGCTTGTTGCAGCTCTTAAAGAGATTAATAATTTATCTAGATATGGCAATTATGAAGGGGATAAATTTATTCGCTATGTTACTTCTTTCCTTGAGCTTGATTTTGAAAATTATGACACTTATAAAAATGTTAATATAAAAATTGTTAATCCTTATAAGGTATTAGGATTGAGGTATGATGCTAGTAATGATGATATCAAGAAAGCTTATAAAAAGTGGGTTATGAAATGCCATCCAGATAGATTTGCGAATGAGCCTGTTAAACAAAAAGAAGCTAATGAAAAATTTATTAAGATTCAAGAAGCGTATGCAAAGATTTGTAAAGAGAGAAATTTGAAGTAG
- a CDS encoding chemotaxis protein CheD (catalyzes the conversion of glutamine residues to glutamate on methyl-accepting chemotaxis receptors) yields the protein MLDHFNFKLKRDVTIIVPGEAFVSNDRVISTILGSCVSVVLYDGVHKLIGVNHYVLVKSDSIVNIDHRGRYGIYAIPMLIDAMIENGASEGNLIAKIFGGANFMAKGKIRVGLENSNFAFSALAKYGIPIVAQDLDQSKSRKIFVFPENFKVIVEYPDGAKVF from the coding sequence ATGCTAGATCATTTTAATTTTAAATTAAAGAGAGATGTGACAATAATAGTGCCAGGTGAAGCTTTTGTGTCAAATGATAGAGTAATTTCTACAATACTTGGTTCTTGTGTGTCTGTTGTACTTTATGATGGAGTTCATAAACTTATAGGGGTAAATCATTATGTCCTAGTAAAATCTGATTCAATAGTTAATATTGATCATAGGGGTAGGTATGGAATTTATGCTATTCCTATGTTGATTGATGCTATGATAGAAAATGGAGCATCGGAGGGTAATCTTATAGCTAAAATTTTTGGAGGTGCTAACTTTATGGCTAAAGGGAAAATAAGGGTAGGGCTTGAAAATTCAAATTTTGCCTTTAGTGCATTAGCCAAATATGGTATTCCAATTGTAGCTCAAGATTTAGATCAGTCTAAATCCAGAAAGATTTTTGTGTTTCCTGAAAATTTTAAAGTTATTGTAGAGTATCCAGATGGTGCAAAAGTTTTTTAA
- a CDS encoding lactate permease LctP family transporter: MNFYDFIKALVPIILIIIGLGIIKKPAYYVIPICLIVTIAIVLIDKNLGAVNTSLAILEGTIMGIWPIVIVIIAAIFTYKMAESQNDIKIIKAMLSNVSSDKRIIVLLVAWGFGNFLEGVAGYGTAVAIPVSILIATGFEPLFACLICLIMNTSSTAYGSVGIPIISLAQATELDVKMLSSNISLQLIFPTIVIPFILVMLVGGGIKALKGGIIVLTLLSGVSVAISQVYISRILGPELPAILGSILSMTITIIYAMLFEKKDTTHKNIKLSPMQGFLACLTYILIVLFIIIASPLFHGINKYLSSFKTVLSIYPRANPLQFKWITSPGFLIIFATLVSYSLRGISIVEQIKIFLLTTKKMASSSFVIICIVSISRLMTHSGMIKDLADGISIMTSTFYPLFSPLIGALGTFLTGSDTVSNVLFGPLQTQIAANIDVNPYWLAAANTTGATGGKMISPQNITIATTTAGLIGQEGKLLSKTIVYALCYVLISGILIYFLL, encoded by the coding sequence ATGAATTTCTATGATTTCATTAAAGCATTAGTACCAATCATACTAATAATTATTGGACTTGGGATAATAAAAAAACCAGCCTACTACGTAATACCAATATGCTTAATAGTAACTATTGCAATAGTCCTAATTGATAAAAACCTAGGAGCAGTCAACACTAGTCTTGCAATACTTGAGGGAACAATAATGGGAATATGGCCAATAGTCATTGTAATTATAGCTGCCATTTTCACATATAAAATGGCTGAAAGTCAAAATGATATAAAAATTATAAAAGCCATGTTATCAAATGTATCTTCTGATAAACGAATAATAGTTTTGCTTGTAGCATGGGGATTTGGCAACTTTCTAGAAGGAGTTGCAGGATACGGAACTGCTGTTGCAATTCCAGTATCAATACTAATAGCAACGGGATTTGAACCATTATTTGCTTGTCTTATATGTTTAATTATGAATACATCTTCAACCGCTTATGGTTCAGTAGGAATTCCTATAATATCTTTAGCCCAAGCAACAGAATTAGATGTTAAAATGTTATCATCTAATATTTCTTTACAATTAATATTTCCAACTATAGTTATACCATTTATACTAGTTATGCTTGTAGGAGGAGGAATTAAAGCTCTTAAGGGAGGAATTATTGTCCTTACACTCCTTTCGGGAGTATCAGTAGCAATATCTCAAGTTTATATTTCAAGGATTTTAGGACCCGAACTCCCTGCAATACTTGGAAGTATATTATCAATGACAATAACAATAATTTATGCAATGCTTTTTGAAAAAAAAGATACAACTCATAAAAATATAAAATTATCACCAATGCAAGGCTTCCTTGCCTGTTTGACCTATATTTTAATAGTATTATTTATAATAATTGCATCACCACTTTTCCATGGAATAAACAAATATTTATCAAGCTTTAAAACTGTTCTTTCAATTTATCCAAGAGCAAATCCACTACAATTTAAATGGATAACTTCACCAGGATTTTTAATTATTTTTGCAACACTAGTGTCTTACTCTCTCAGAGGCATTTCTATAGTTGAACAAATAAAAATATTTTTACTTACAACAAAAAAAATGGCATCATCTTCATTTGTAATTATTTGTATAGTATCAATATCAAGATTGATGACACATAGTGGCATGATAAAAGATCTTGCAGATGGCATATCAATAATGACAAGTACATTTTACCCATTATTCAGTCCATTAATTGGGGCTCTAGGTACTTTCTTAACAGGAAGCGATACTGTTTCAAATGTTCTATTCGGTCCTCTACAAACACAAATTGCAGCAAATATTGATGTTAATCCTTACTGGCTTGCAGCCGCAAACACAACAGGAGCAACGGGAGGCAAAATGATCTCACCTCAAAATATTACAATAGCAACAACAACCGCAGGACTTATTGGACAAGAAGGCAAATTACTATCAAAAACCATCGTATACGCCCTTTGCTATGTCCTTATATCAGGTATTTTAATTTACTTCTTACTATAA